The genomic interval AAGCTGGGAAAGCCGCCCGATCGCTCTCAACCCTGGTTCATCCCAATACCGCCATCTCCGCTGGCTATGGCACTGGCAGCGTTGCCCAACTGTTGCTTTCAGGGCAGTTAAATAAGCCAGGGGTATGGGCGATCGAAGAAGCTTTACCCACCGATTTATTTCAGCAAACCATGCAGGAACGGGGCATTCAGATCCAATCTGAATTGGAGTTGAGTGATGGATAGCAGCCAATTGTTTCTCCAACACCAAATTGATTGGCGCTATAATTTTGAACTAATACTCAGAAGATGCTAAGAGGAAATTCGGAAGGATAATTTCCTCTTAGCATCTGTGGCTGGCTTATAAAGATTGTAATTTTTTATGACTGTCTCAGCACTTCAGCCTCAGCATCAAGAAGTGTCGCAACGGATTATTCTGAAGGGAATAAGCTGGCAAACCTATAAGACGTTGTTAGCCGAACTGGGAGACCATCGAGCTTCCCGGTTGGCCTATAAGGACAACATATTGGAAATTACAATGCCCTCGAACAGGCACGAAACGAATACGAAGATTTTAGAACGTATCATCGAAGCCTTAACTGAAGAGTTAGACCTACCCAATAAAGGTTTCCGTTCAACAACATTGAACCGGGAAGACTTGCAGCGAGGAGCAGAGCCAGATTCCTGCTACTACATTCAAAGCGTCGATCGGATTCAAGGAAGAGAACTAGACCTTGCCAGAGGATCCCGCACCCGATTTAGTGCTTGAAGTTGATATTACCAGTCCCTCCACCATAAAATTGCCTATTTATAGCCAGTTAGGAGTGCCTGAAATTTGGCGGTATACGAAACAAGGAGTACAGCTTCTTCAGTTGCAGGACGGAACCTACAATCCCTGTGAGTATAGCCCCACCTTCCCATTTGTCTCTGGAGCCATCCTGAATCAGTTTTTACAGCAAGCAGAAACCCAGGATGACAACACCGTGATCCGTTCCTGGCGCAAATGGGTCAGGGAAACCATAAAGAGGGAAACGATAAAGGAAGAGGGATGAGGGATGGGGGATGAAAAATAAAGCCTACTCCTGACTCCTCACTTCCAACTTAAACTTCAAAAACTCCCCTGGTGTCTATCCGCATAGGATGGCAAAATGGACGGTACGATTTTTAGTTGAGAAGCGCCATGACGATTTCCAAGCTACAAAATGCCCTGGATCAGGGAAACGCTCTGAAAATTATTAGCGGGTTGAATAACTTTGATGCGGAGCGGGTTGCTGCAACGGTCAAAGCTGCCGATCGCGGTGGCGCAACGTTTGTTGATATTGCCGCCGATCCAGACCTGGTGAGATTGGCAAAACAGCTGACCAATCTTCCCGTGTGCGTTTCCGCTGTGGAACCAGAGCAATTTGTAACCGCTGTAGAAGCGGGGGCAGACCTGATTGAAATTGGTAACTTTGATAGCTTTTATGCTCAAGGTCGCCGCTTTGAAGCCGCAGAAGTCCTGGCTCTGACCCATGCTACCCGTCACCTGCTGCCATCAATCATCCTTTCCGTAACCGTTCCCCACATTCTGCCTTTAGATCAGCAGGTGCAATTGGCAGAAGAACTGGTCAAGGCGGGTGCAGATATTATCCAGACAGAAGGGGGGACCAGCAGTCACCCCACCCACTCTGGCACCCTGGGTCTGATTGAAAAAGCCGCCCCCACCCTGGCTGCCGCCTACGAAATCTCCCGTGCGGTTGGAGTCCCTGTCCTCTGTGCATCCGGTCTGTCAAATGTGACTGCGCCGATGGCGATCGCTGCTGGCGCGTCTGGTATTGGTGTGGGTTCTGCCATCAACCAGCTCAATAGCGAAGTCGCTATGGTTGCCGCTGTTCGCAGTCTGGTAGAAGCCCTGGCAACAGTCCGTCGAACCAGGGTGTTGGTTTAATTGAAAGGATAAGGGATAAAGGATGAAGGATAAAAAGTTTGATATCCCTTTATCCTTTATCCTTTATCCTTTGCATCATGTCTAACCCTCCTCCCCACCTCACCCCTGCTGAACTGGAAGCGTGGCAGACAGCAATCCAGGAAGCAAATCGGCACAATGTTTTTTGCCATTGTCGTCGGTGCGATCGGGAGTGGGTGGCGTCAAATTATGTTGCGTGTCTTTGTGGCAGTACTGACGTGGAATATATTCTCTGCTGGCAATTTCCTGATGACTGAGGGAACTGAAAGTAGAGACGCATCGATAAAACAGCGATCGCTGACGGTTGAAACCTGAAGCTATCTGAGCATTTGGTTAATCTCGTCTACCGACTGGTTCAACAATTAATTTCGCCATCCGGACGCAGCGCTAACATTTTGTAGAACTGAATATTCTTCCTGAAACGTCACGAAAGCCTGAGTCCATCCCATGAAATTGAGGAACTTTGCCCTTGGGGTCTTGATTAGTGCCCTGGCAAGTACGGCTGTACTTCATACTTGCGACTCCAAACTAACTGGAAAATCTGGCAACAGCGCATTGCAGACCAACAGCAGTGCATCCATTGCTGCTAAATCATCAGATAATGGCAAACCGGAAACGGGCAATCAATCAGGTAAAGAATTCGATCAAGGGGAACGGCGATCGACTATTTCCCCCAAACAACCCGCGGTTGATCAGTTATTGGAAACAGGAGCCTGCCCTGGCTGTGACTTGAAAGAAGCAAACCTGGAAGGTTTGAACCTGGAGGGCGTCAACCTGGAGGGAGCAAATTTAGAAGGGGCAAATTTAGCATTTACTCGGCTGGAAAATGCCATTCTCAAACGGGCTAACCTGAAACGGGCCAACTTAGAAGGAGCCGCTTTAGGCTGTAATATCCGCCTCAGCCTACCGCGTAATCAAGGCAACCGTGGTTTCAGCTTTCATACTTATACCAACACCAACGGCTCCGGCAATTCCAATGTGGACATA from Kovacikia minuta CCNUW1 carries:
- a CDS encoding PDDEXK family nuclease; translation: MLEVDITSPSTIKLPIYSQLGVPEIWRYTKQGVQLLQLQDGTYNPCEYSPTFPFVSGAILNQFLQQAETQDDNTVIRSWRKWVRETIKRETIKEEG
- a CDS encoding DUF561 domain-containing protein, translating into MTISKLQNALDQGNALKIISGLNNFDAERVAATVKAADRGGATFVDIAADPDLVRLAKQLTNLPVCVSAVEPEQFVTAVEAGADLIEIGNFDSFYAQGRRFEAAEVLALTHATRHLLPSIILSVTVPHILPLDQQVQLAEELVKAGADIIQTEGGTSSHPTHSGTLGLIEKAAPTLAAAYEISRAVGVPVLCASGLSNVTAPMAIAAGASGIGVGSAINQLNSEVAMVAAVRSLVEALATVRRTRVLV
- a CDS encoding pentapeptide repeat-containing protein yields the protein MKLRNFALGVLISALASTAVLHTCDSKLTGKSGNSALQTNSSASIAAKSSDNGKPETGNQSGKEFDQGERRSTISPKQPAVDQLLETGACPGCDLKEANLEGLNLEGVNLEGANLEGANLAFTRLENAILKRANLKRANLEGAALGCNIRLSLPRNQGNRGFSFHTYTNTNGSGNSNVDINVNLSRQGTNLDLYAEGDTKECMVLQGADLKEARLPDGSVYP
- a CDS encoding Uma2 family endonuclease: MTVSALQPQHQEVSQRIILKGISWQTYKTLLAELGDHRASRLAYKDNILEITMPSNRHETNTKILERIIEALTEELDLPNKGFRSTTLNREDLQRGAEPDSCYYIQSVDRIQGRELDLARGSRTRFSA